A single genomic interval of Polaribacter vadi harbors:
- the accC gene encoding acetyl-CoA carboxylase biotin carboxylase subunit: MFKKILIANRGEIALRVIRTCKEMGIKTVAVYSTADAESLHVRFADEAVCIGPPSSAESYLKMSNIISAAEITNADAIHPGYGFLSENAKFSNLCEEHNIKFIGATGAMIDQMGDKANAKSTMIRAGVPCVPGSEGVIKDFEDCKKIAIETGYPVMLKASAGGGGKGMRAVWKAEDLKDAWDSARQESKAAFGNNDMYMEKLIEEPRHIEIQIVGDSYGKACHLSERDCSVQRRHQKLTEETPSPFMTDELREKMGDAAVKAAEFIKYEGAGTVEFLVDKHRNFYFMEMNTRIQVEHPITEEVVNYDLIREQILVAAGVPISGKNYYPKLHSIECRINAEDPYNNFRPAPGRITVLHTPGGHGVRMDTHVYAGYMIPPNYDSMIAKLIVTAQTREEAINKMKRALDEFVIEGVKTTIPFHRQLMDHPDYVSGNYTTKFMEDFKMEA, translated from the coding sequence ATGTTTAAAAAAATATTAATTGCCAATAGAGGTGAAATTGCATTACGTGTAATAAGAACCTGTAAGGAAATGGGTATAAAAACTGTAGCTGTATATTCTACTGCAGATGCAGAAAGTTTGCATGTTCGTTTTGCAGATGAAGCTGTTTGTATTGGCCCTCCTTCTAGTGCAGAGTCTTATTTAAAAATGTCTAACATTATATCTGCTGCAGAAATTACAAATGCAGATGCCATTCATCCTGGTTATGGATTTTTATCAGAAAACGCTAAATTCTCTAATTTATGTGAAGAGCATAATATTAAATTTATTGGGGCAACTGGTGCAATGATTGATCAAATGGGAGATAAAGCAAACGCTAAATCTACCATGATTAGAGCAGGCGTACCTTGTGTACCAGGTTCTGAAGGAGTCATTAAAGACTTTGAAGACTGTAAAAAAATAGCTATAGAAACAGGATATCCAGTAATGTTAAAAGCTTCTGCAGGTGGTGGAGGTAAAGGAATGCGTGCTGTTTGGAAAGCAGAAGATTTAAAAGATGCTTGGGATTCTGCAAGACAAGAATCTAAAGCTGCCTTTGGAAATAACGATATGTATATGGAAAAACTCATTGAAGAGCCTAGACATATTGAAATTCAAATTGTAGGTGATTCCTATGGAAAAGCTTGCCATTTATCTGAAAGAGATTGTTCTGTACAAAGACGTCATCAAAAGTTAACAGAAGAGACACCTTCTCCTTTCATGACAGATGAATTGAGAGAAAAAATGGGAGATGCAGCTGTAAAAGCCGCAGAATTTATTAAATATGAAGGTGCTGGAACAGTAGAGTTTTTGGTTGATAAACACAGAAACTTCTACTTTATGGAAATGAATACACGTATTCAAGTAGAACACCCTATTACTGAAGAAGTTGTGAATTACGATTTAATTCGTGAGCAAATTTTAGTAGCTGCTGGTGTGCCAATTTCTGGAAAAAATTATTATCCTAAATTACATTCTATAGAATGTAGAATAAATGCAGAAGATCCTTATAATAATTTTAGACCAGCTCCTGGAAGAATAACTGTGTTGCACACACCTGGAGGTCATGGAGTTAGAATGGATACACATGTGTATGCAGGTTATATGATTCCACCAAATTACGATTCTATGATTGCTAAATTAATTGTTACTGCTCAAACAAGAGAAGAGGCAATTAATAAAATGAAAAGAGCGTTAGATGAGTTTGTAATAGAAGGAGTAAAAACTACAATTCCTTTTCATAGACAGTTAATGGATCATCCTGATTATGTATCTGGAAACTATACAACAAAGTTTATGGAAGATTTTAAAATGGAAGCATAA
- a CDS encoding sugar kinase, with protein sequence MGKVVTFGEIMLRLAPQGFLRFSQASSFDVVYGGGESNVAVSLANYGVDVDFVTRLPKNDIGACAMMEMRKRGVNVNKIVYGGDRLGIYFLETGAVSRGSKVVYDRAHSAIAEIESGMIDWDTVFDGVEWFHWTGITPAISQGAADVCLEAVKAASVKGITISTDLNYRAKLWNFCDDAHREKIMTELTSYCDIVLGNEEDAEMHFGIKPAGISVQTEGHNVKAEAFLSVCEQMMEKFPRAKKVITTLRGSISASHNTWAGVLYDGKQLLQTRQYQITDIVDRVGGGDSFMGGLIYGLLKYPEDDQNALDFAVAASALKHTIKGDANLATVAEVEKLMGGDASGRVAR encoded by the coding sequence ATGGGTAAAGTAGTAACGTTTGGAGAAATTATGTTAAGATTGGCTCCACAAGGATTTTTAAGATTTTCTCAAGCAAGTAGTTTTGATGTTGTTTATGGAGGAGGAGAATCTAATGTAGCAGTTTCTTTAGCAAATTATGGAGTAGATGTAGATTTTGTAACACGTTTACCAAAAAATGATATTGGTGCTTGTGCAATGATGGAAATGCGTAAAAGAGGCGTAAATGTAAACAAGATTGTTTATGGTGGAGACAGATTAGGAATCTACTTTTTAGAGACTGGTGCAGTTTCTAGAGGTTCTAAAGTGGTTTATGACAGAGCACATTCTGCAATTGCAGAAATAGAATCTGGAATGATAGATTGGGATACTGTTTTTGATGGTGTAGAATGGTTTCATTGGACAGGAATTACACCTGCAATTTCTCAAGGAGCTGCAGATGTGTGTTTAGAAGCTGTAAAAGCTGCAAGTGTAAAAGGAATTACCATTTCTACAGATTTAAATTATAGAGCAAAACTTTGGAATTTTTGTGATGATGCTCACAGAGAAAAAATAATGACAGAGTTAACATCTTACTGTGACATTGTTTTAGGAAACGAAGAAGATGCAGAAATGCACTTTGGAATTAAACCAGCAGGAATTTCTGTTCAAACAGAAGGTCATAATGTAAAAGCGGAAGCATTTTTATCTGTTTGTGAGCAAATGATGGAGAAATTTCCAAGAGCTAAAAAAGTAATTACAACTTTAAGAGGTTCAATATCAGCTTCACACAATACTTGGGCTGGTGTTTTATATGATGGAAAACAATTATTACAAACGCGTCAATATCAAATTACAGATATTGTTGATAGAGTTGGTGGTGGAGATTCCTTTATGGGAGGTTTAATTTACGGTTTATTAAAATACCCAGAAGACGATCAAAATGCATTAGATTTTGCAGTGGCAGCTTCTGCTCTAAAACATACTATTAAAGGTGATGCAAACTTAGCAACTGTTGCAGAAGTAGAGAAATTAATGGGTGGTGATGCTTCTGGAAGAGTAGCACGTTAA
- a CDS encoding Lrp/AsnC ligand binding domain-containing protein has translation MKIDGIDKIIIKMLVKDARTPVLSIAREVGISGAAIHQRLRKLEKSALIDGYRMTINPKSLGYNTTAFVGVFLDSSSLYSSAIKRLKEIPEVVESHYTTGNYAIFIKILCKNNEDLMHILNKNIQNIKGVSRTETFISLDQQIDRQISI, from the coding sequence ATGAAAATTGATGGAATTGACAAAATTATTATAAAAATGTTGGTAAAAGACGCAAGAACACCTGTGTTAAGTATTGCAAGAGAAGTGGGTATTTCTGGAGCAGCCATTCATCAACGTTTAAGAAAATTAGAGAAATCAGCTTTAATTGATGGTTATAGAATGACGATTAACCCAAAATCTTTAGGCTATAATACAACAGCATTTGTAGGTGTTTTTTTAGATTCGTCAAGTTTATATTCATCTGCAATAAAAAGATTAAAAGAAATTCCAGAGGTAGTAGAAAGTCATTATACAACTGGTAATTATGCTATTTTTATCAAAATTTTATGTAAGAATAACGAAGATTTAATGCATATTTTAAATAAAAATATTCAAAATATAAAAGGAGTATCTAGAACAGAAACGTTTATTTCTTTAGATCAACAAATTGATAGACAGATAAGTATTTAG
- a CDS encoding DUF1501 domain-containing protein, translating to MERRDFLKQSTLASSLFFVPNFIKAFENVSKSTFKHKKLVIIQLSGGNDGLNTIIPYTNDIYFRNRPKLSIPKNNVIKATDELGFHKSLAPLKKLYDQGYVSIINNVGYPNPNRSHFRSTDIWQTASNADEYLSSGWVGRFIDKYGKNPYTAIELDDSLSLIMKGKNMNGIATKNPNILFANTNTAYFKKVLEQQTDAHLSEHNLGYLYKTMIEAKSSAKYIYETSKTYKSSLEYPNNPFGNQLKTTAEFINSDLDSKVYYVSMGGFDTHANQANKQSKLLKTYSESVEVFVNDLKKNDTFKDTLILTFSEFGRRVQQNAAGGTDHGAANNVFLIGENLKIKGFYNDAPNLVNIDTNGDLIHTVDFRSVYATILDKWLQVDDASILNKSFSKLNFI from the coding sequence ATGGAAAGAAGAGATTTTTTAAAACAAAGCACTTTAGCAAGCAGTTTGTTTTTTGTTCCGAATTTTATAAAAGCTTTTGAGAATGTATCAAAAAGTACTTTTAAGCATAAAAAGTTGGTAATTATTCAATTATCTGGTGGCAATGATGGTTTAAATACGATAATTCCTTACACAAACGATATTTATTTTAGAAACAGACCTAAACTTTCTATTCCAAAAAACAATGTAATTAAAGCTACTGATGAACTAGGTTTTCATAAAAGTTTGGCGCCATTAAAAAAATTATATGATCAAGGATATGTATCAATAATTAACAATGTTGGATACCCAAATCCTAACAGATCTCATTTTAGATCTACAGATATTTGGCAAACAGCAAGTAATGCAGATGAGTATTTAAGTTCTGGTTGGGTTGGTCGATTTATTGATAAATATGGTAAAAATCCATACACTGCAATTGAGTTAGATGATAGCCTTTCTTTAATTATGAAAGGAAAAAATATGAATGGAATTGCAACTAAAAACCCGAATATTTTATTTGCAAATACAAATACTGCGTACTTTAAAAAAGTTTTAGAACAGCAAACAGATGCGCATTTAAGTGAACATAATTTGGGTTATTTATACAAAACGATGATTGAAGCAAAATCATCTGCTAAGTATATTTACGAAACATCAAAAACTTATAAAAGCAGTTTAGAATATCCTAATAATCCTTTTGGAAATCAATTAAAAACTACAGCAGAATTTATAAATTCAGATTTAGATAGTAAAGTTTATTACGTTTCTATGGGTGGTTTTGATACGCATGCAAACCAAGCAAATAAACAAAGTAAGTTGTTAAAAACATATAGTGAATCTGTGGAGGTTTTTGTTAACGATTTAAAGAAAAACGACACTTTTAAAGACACTTTAATTTTAACTTTTTCTGAATTTGGAAGAAGAGTGCAACAAAATGCTGCTGGAGGAACAGATCATGGAGCAGCAAATAATGTATTTCTAATTGGCGAAAATTTAAAGATAAAAGGTTTTTATAATGATGCACCAAACTTGGTGAATATAGATACTAATGGAGATTTAATACACACTGTAGATTTTAGATCTGTGTATGCAACTATTTTAGATAAATGGCTTCAAGTTGATGATGCATCCATCTTAAATAAATCATTTAGTAAGTTAAATTTTATTTGA
- a CDS encoding LytR/AlgR family response regulator transcription factor, with protein MDCIIIDDDATARLITKQHCLNSEQINVVDEFSSAIDAIKYLNTKSVDLVYLDIHMPTFSGFDFIETLKNPPIIILTTSDKNLALEAFEYKSVVDYLVKPITKERFNKSLEKLDSLSTSEKNITKQKNMSDFIYVNVDRRLVKVSIPSIYLIEAKGDYINIKTDEKNYIVHSTLKKIEDKLPSDSFFKVHRSFIINTKEIIDIEDNTVLIKKDVVPVSRSNKSELMKKLNLL; from the coding sequence ATGGATTGTATAATAATTGATGATGACGCAACTGCAAGGTTAATTACCAAACAACATTGCTTAAACTCTGAGCAGATAAATGTCGTTGATGAATTTTCATCTGCAATAGATGCTATAAAATATTTAAATACAAAAAGCGTAGATTTGGTATATTTAGATATTCACATGCCTACTTTTTCTGGGTTCGATTTTATAGAAACACTTAAAAACCCACCAATAATTATTTTAACAACAAGCGATAAAAACTTGGCTCTTGAGGCTTTTGAGTATAAAAGTGTGGTAGATTATTTGGTAAAACCAATTACAAAAGAACGTTTTAATAAATCTTTAGAAAAATTAGATTCTTTATCTACTTCAGAAAAAAACATAACAAAACAAAAAAATATGTCAGATTTTATCTATGTAAATGTAGATAGAAGGTTGGTAAAAGTAAGCATACCAAGTATTTATTTAATTGAAGCAAAAGGTGATTACATAAATATAAAAACAGACGAGAAAAACTATATTGTACATTCTACATTAAAGAAAATCGAAGACAAATTACCTTCGGATTCTTTTTTTAAAGTGCATAGATCTTTTATTATCAATACAAAAGAGATTATAGATATTGAAGATAATACAGTTTTAATAAAAAAAGATGTTGTGCCAGTTAGTAGATCTAACAAAAGCGAATTAATGAAAAAATTAAATTTATTATAA
- a CDS encoding response regulator, translating to MRSLCILLVDDDKIERLKFKKVCQEVNFESNVIEAKDGETALLLLNDCKTPFDLIISDLNMPGIDGFEFLSTLKKNPEFKNIPIVIMSTSQNKIDLDRCYKFGISGYFTKPLKFSDYSDSVISLLEYWDKASLSSRLNAS from the coding sequence ATGAGATCCCTATGTATACTTTTAGTAGATGATGATAAAATTGAAAGACTAAAATTTAAAAAAGTTTGTCAAGAGGTTAACTTCGAAAGTAACGTTATTGAAGCAAAAGATGGTGAAACAGCTTTACTACTTTTAAATGATTGTAAAACCCCTTTTGATTTGATTATTTCAGATTTAAATATGCCTGGAATTGATGGCTTTGAGTTCTTATCTACTTTAAAAAAGAACCCCGAGTTTAAAAACATTCCTATTGTAATTATGTCTACATCACAAAATAAAATTGATTTAGATAGATGTTATAAATTCGGAATTTCTGGTTACTTTACAAAACCTTTAAAATTTTCTGATTATAGTGACAGTGTTATTTCTTTATTAGAATATTGGGATAAAGCAAGCTTATCTTCTAGGTTAAATGCTTCATAG
- a CDS encoding LacI family DNA-binding transcriptional regulator, with translation MAIKKKTTIKDIANVLNISAAAVSKALHNDARISDKTKKAVRQVAENLNYQPNHLASALRSGKSKLVGVIVPKTNSNFFSSAIHNIEEGLDKEGYNVIITQSNESFKKECKNIDTLLYLQVDGIIVSMANETVDLEYLEKVKAAGIPLITFDRGENDLNVDYIGIDDYNSSHLIVNHLVEQGCKRIAHIGGYKRTRIYNNRIRGYVDALKKHNLPLDEELLIETNLTIEDGREKMLQLLGLKNRPDAVYAAGDFAALGALQVLNEQNIKIPEEIALVGFGDEPFTAMVTPSITSVNQHAYKIGKIAAETFLDHSKKPNSKQSLNKIILEAELVIRDSSLKKKS, from the coding sequence TTGGCAATTAAAAAGAAAACTACCATAAAAGATATTGCAAATGTTTTAAATATTTCTGCAGCAGCAGTTTCTAAAGCGTTACATAATGATGCTAGAATCAGCGATAAAACTAAAAAAGCAGTTAGGCAAGTTGCTGAAAATTTAAATTATCAACCCAATCATTTAGCAAGTGCTTTACGAAGTGGAAAAAGCAAATTGGTGGGTGTAATTGTTCCTAAAACAAACAGTAATTTCTTTTCGTCAGCAATTCATAATATTGAAGAAGGTTTAGATAAAGAAGGCTATAATGTAATTATTACACAATCTAACGAATCGTTTAAAAAAGAATGCAAAAATATTGACACTTTATTGTATTTGCAGGTTGATGGAATTATTGTTTCTATGGCAAATGAAACTGTAGATTTAGAATATCTTGAAAAGGTAAAAGCTGCAGGAATTCCGTTGATTACTTTTGATAGAGGTGAAAACGATTTAAATGTTGATTATATTGGAATTGATGATTACAATAGTAGTCATTTAATTGTAAATCATCTTGTTGAACAAGGTTGCAAACGAATTGCACATATTGGTGGTTATAAAAGAACAAGAATTTATAACAACAGAATTCGTGGTTATGTTGATGCTTTAAAAAAACATAATTTACCTTTAGATGAAGAACTTTTAATTGAAACAAACCTAACTATTGAGGATGGGAGAGAAAAAATGCTCCAATTATTAGGGTTGAAAAACAGACCTGATGCTGTTTATGCTGCTGGAGATTTTGCTGCTTTAGGTGCTTTACAAGTTTTAAACGAACAAAACATTAAAATTCCTGAGGAAATTGCTTTAGTTGGTTTTGGTGATGAACCTTTTACAGCTATGGTTACACCTTCAATAACTAGTGTAAATCAACATGCTTATAAAATAGGCAAAATTGCTGCTGAAACTTTTTTGGATCATTCTAAAAAACCAAATAGTAAACAGTCTTTAAATAAAATTATTTTAGAAGCTGAATTGGTGATTAGAGATTCTTCGTTGAAGAAAAAATCTTAA
- a CDS encoding DUF1800 domain-containing protein, whose product MKQKHIQHLYWRASFGIDVKQIVSLKSASKSKVVSKLFFDSKEFKVLELDLSEFDEIKYKTNKELSEKFSEEELQKLKNRRNKKVRDLNYAWIDKLGESKALLREKMTLFWANVFVCRDNDIFFIQNYNNTLRKNALGDFRVFVKEVAKQPSMLKYLNNKQNKKKKPNENFARELMELFTLGVGNYTEQDIQESARAFTGWSYKNNGDFYLQKSQHDFDEKTFFGKTGNFDGDDIIDIILEQKQCARFICDKVYRYFINPKVDEKRLEEITNIFYKDYNISTLMEHIFTSKWFYDDENIGVKIKSPIELLVGIQKVVPVTFDKKQQLNYLQKMMGQTLLYPDNVAGWKGGKSWIDSNTLMFRMKLPSLLLNNAVINLEEKGEFEDSFEQYYKVQKQRNKYLKITKNWESFDDKHQDLTAEELKDFLILSKLDKDTATFLENLEIKSNRNFCVQLMSIPEYQLC is encoded by the coding sequence ATGAAGCAAAAACACATTCAACACTTATATTGGAGAGCTAGTTTTGGTATTGATGTTAAACAAATAGTAAGTTTAAAATCGGCTTCTAAATCGAAAGTAGTTTCAAAATTATTTTTTGATTCTAAAGAGTTTAAAGTACTTGAATTAGATTTATCAGAATTTGATGAGATAAAATACAAAACCAACAAAGAACTTAGTGAAAAATTTTCGGAAGAAGAACTTCAAAAATTAAAAAACAGGAGAAATAAAAAAGTAAGAGATTTAAATTATGCCTGGATTGATAAATTAGGTGAATCAAAAGCTTTATTAAGAGAAAAAATGACACTTTTTTGGGCGAATGTTTTTGTGTGTAGAGATAATGATATTTTCTTTATTCAAAATTATAATAATACTTTAAGAAAAAATGCTTTAGGTGATTTTAGAGTTTTTGTAAAAGAAGTTGCTAAACAGCCTTCTATGCTTAAATATTTGAATAATAAGCAAAATAAAAAAAAGAAACCGAACGAAAATTTTGCCAGAGAACTAATGGAACTTTTTACATTGGGAGTAGGTAATTATACAGAGCAAGATATCCAAGAATCTGCAAGAGCATTTACTGGCTGGAGCTATAAGAATAATGGAGATTTCTATTTACAGAAAAGTCAACACGATTTCGACGAAAAAACGTTTTTTGGTAAAACAGGAAACTTTGATGGCGATGATATTATTGATATTATTCTAGAGCAAAAACAATGTGCACGTTTTATTTGCGATAAAGTTTACAGGTACTTTATCAATCCTAAAGTTGATGAAAAAAGACTAGAAGAAATCACCAATATATTTTACAAAGATTATAATATTAGTACTTTAATGGAGCACATTTTTACATCAAAATGGTTTTATGATGATGAAAATATTGGCGTTAAAATAAAATCTCCTATAGAATTATTGGTGGGTATTCAAAAAGTTGTACCTGTTACTTTTGATAAAAAACAACAGTTAAATTATCTGCAAAAAATGATGGGACAAACCTTATTATATCCAGATAATGTTGCTGGTTGGAAAGGTGGAAAAAGCTGGATAGATTCTAACACTTTAATGTTTAGAATGAAATTACCTTCTTTATTACTAAACAATGCCGTTATTAATTTAGAGGAAAAAGGCGAATTCGAAGATTCATTTGAACAATATTATAAAGTTCAAAAGCAAAGAAATAAATATTTAAAAATCACAAAAAACTGGGAGTCTTTTGATGATAAACATCAAGATTTAACTGCGGAAGAATTGAAAGATTTTTTGATTCTATCAAAATTAGATAAAGACACAGCAACTTTTTTAGAAAATTTAGAAATAAAATCGAATAGAAATTTTTGTGTTCAATTAATGTCAATTCCAGAATATCAACTTTGTTAA